A portion of the Rhodanobacter sp. AS-Z3 genome contains these proteins:
- a CDS encoding Spx/MgsR family RNA polymerase-binding regulatory protein, whose protein sequence is MSAKLYGLPNCDTCRKARNWLARFEVAHEFVDYRANPVPAATLKAWAAALGGWEKLVNKSSTTWRNLLPQRKNPGSDPEWTLLLKEYPALIRRPVVVLADGSVSVGFTDNGFKKIFGR, encoded by the coding sequence ATGAGCGCGAAGCTGTATGGGCTGCCCAACTGCGATACCTGTCGCAAGGCGCGCAACTGGTTGGCACGTTTCGAGGTTGCACATGAGTTTGTTGATTACCGCGCCAATCCGGTGCCGGCGGCAACCCTGAAAGCGTGGGCAGCGGCATTGGGTGGCTGGGAAAAGCTGGTCAATAAATCTTCAACCACCTGGCGCAACCTGCTGCCGCAGCGCAAGAACCCGGGCAGCGACCCGGAGTGGACCTTGTTGCTGAAGGAATATCCCGCGTTGATTCGTCGCCCGGTCGTGGTGCTGGCCGATGGCTCGGTGAGCGTCGGTTTCACTGACAACGGCTTCAAGAAAATCTTCGGGCGTTGA
- the dapD gene encoding 2,3,4,5-tetrahydropyridine-2,6-dicarboxylate N-succinyltransferase — MQSIETLIDDAFERRSALSQTEIETQLRPAIGQVLDLLESGQRRVAEPDGNGGWTVNQWIKKAVLLYFRINDNRVVDGGSAQAFDKVPLRFAHGNDAELQQLGARVVPGALVRRGAHIAKDAVLMPSYVNIGAFVGAGSMIDTWATVGSCAQIGAGVHLSGGVGIGGVLEPLQANPTIIEDNCFVGARSEVVEGVVVERGSVIGMGVFLGQSTRIYNRATGEVSYGRVPSGSVVVAGNLPAKDGSHSLYAAIIVKQVDAQTRSKTSINELLRSGE, encoded by the coding sequence ATGCAATCCATCGAAACCCTGATTGACGATGCCTTCGAACGCCGCAGTGCGTTGTCCCAGACTGAAATCGAAACCCAGTTGCGGCCAGCCATCGGTCAGGTGCTTGATCTGCTTGAATCGGGGCAGCGTCGTGTCGCCGAGCCGGACGGCAACGGTGGCTGGACGGTAAATCAGTGGATCAAGAAAGCCGTGCTGCTGTATTTCCGCATCAACGACAACCGCGTGGTTGATGGCGGGTCAGCGCAGGCATTCGACAAGGTGCCACTGCGTTTCGCGCATGGAAATGACGCCGAACTGCAGCAGCTTGGCGCACGCGTGGTGCCGGGTGCGCTGGTGCGTCGCGGCGCACACATCGCGAAAGACGCGGTGTTGATGCCCAGCTACGTCAACATCGGTGCCTTCGTCGGTGCCGGCAGCATGATCGACACCTGGGCCACGGTGGGCTCGTGCGCGCAGATCGGCGCGGGCGTGCACCTTTCCGGCGGCGTCGGCATCGGTGGCGTGCTGGAACCGTTGCAGGCCAATCCCACCATCATCGAGGACAACTGCTTCGTCGGCGCACGCTCCGAAGTGGTCGAGGGCGTGGTGGTGGAACGCGGCAGCGTGATCGGCATGGGCGTATTCCTTGGCCAGTCCACGCGCATTTACAACCGAGCTACCGGTGAAGTCAGCTATGGCCGTGTGCCGTCCGGCAGCGTGGTGGTAGCTGGCAACCTGCCGGCAAAGGACGGCAGCCACAGCCTGTATGCGGCGATCATCGTCAAGCAGGTTGATGCGCAGACGCGCAGCAAGACCAGCATCAACGAACTGCTGCGGAGTGGCGAATGA
- a CDS encoding NAD(P)H-dependent oxidoreductase → MNQIKIGVMVGSLRMDSFNRRLARAVERLAPTDLAFRHIQISDLPLYSQDFDAAYPAAATRLKKDIESVDALLFATPEYNRSIPGVLKNAIDIASRPWGTNSFAGKPAAVIGTSIGANGTAMAQQHLRNVLAYLDMPVLAQPEVFLHFKDNIITEDGSISSDGTRKFLQGFVDDYVAWVRRFAG, encoded by the coding sequence ATGAACCAGATCAAGATTGGCGTAATGGTCGGAAGCCTGCGCATGGATTCGTTCAATCGGCGGCTGGCCCGTGCCGTGGAACGGCTGGCACCGACAGACCTAGCGTTCCGGCATATCCAGATCAGCGACCTGCCGCTGTACTCGCAGGACTTCGATGCCGCTTACCCCGCAGCCGCCACCCGACTGAAGAAGGACATCGAGTCCGTCGACGCGCTGCTGTTCGCCACGCCTGAATACAACCGGTCAATTCCCGGCGTACTGAAGAACGCCATCGACATTGCTTCGCGCCCATGGGGAACCAACTCGTTCGCCGGCAAGCCTGCTGCGGTCATCGGCACCTCGATCGGCGCCAACGGTACCGCCATGGCGCAACAGCACCTGCGCAACGTGCTGGCCTATCTGGACATGCCGGTACTGGCACAGCCTGAAGTGTTCCTGCACTTCAAAGACAATATCATCACCGAAGACGGCAGCATCAGTAGCGACGGCACGAGGAAATTCCTGCAAGGTTTTGTTGACGACTATGTCGCTTGGGTCAGGCGATTTGCAGGCTGA
- the dapE gene encoding succinyl-diaminopimelate desuccinylase: MSAVFDLTCELIRRRSVTPEDAGCLPLIAARMARAGFAVTHLRYGVVDNLWVTHGAAGPTLMFLGHTDVVPSGPEGSWVSPPFEPTVRDGHLYGRGAADMKGSVAAMVVALEQFVAEHPEHSGRVGLLLTADEEGVAIDGVRKVAEHFRERGEQIDWCVVGEPSAKARLGDLIRVGRRGSLSATLTVRGVQGHVAYPEKALNPIHAFAPALAELAAENWDEGNQDFPPTSMQISNINAGTGANNVIPGTLQALFNFRYSTASRAADLRARSEAILHRHGLDVQVDWQLSGEPFLTPPGGQLREAVVAVCRQLCDIEPEQSTGGGTSDGRFIAPLGAEVVEIGPVNATIHQLDECVALAELEALPAIYLAICERMLPS; encoded by the coding sequence ATGTCTGCTGTTTTCGATCTGACCTGTGAGCTGATCCGTCGCCGTTCGGTAACGCCGGAGGATGCCGGTTGTCTGCCCCTCATCGCTGCGCGGATGGCGCGTGCGGGTTTTGCCGTGACGCATCTGCGCTACGGCGTGGTGGACAACCTGTGGGTCACCCACGGCGCCGCCGGGCCCACGCTGATGTTTCTCGGTCATACCGACGTGGTACCGAGCGGTCCGGAAGGTTCCTGGGTCAGCCCGCCGTTTGAGCCAACAGTACGCGATGGCCATCTATACGGCCGTGGCGCCGCCGATATGAAGGGCTCGGTAGCCGCGATGGTGGTGGCGCTGGAGCAGTTCGTTGCCGAGCATCCGGAGCATTCCGGCCGGGTCGGCTTGCTGCTCACTGCCGATGAGGAAGGCGTGGCCATTGATGGCGTGCGCAAGGTGGCCGAGCATTTTCGTGAGCGCGGCGAGCAGATCGACTGGTGCGTGGTGGGTGAACCTTCCGCCAAGGCGCGGTTGGGTGACCTGATTCGCGTGGGGCGACGTGGGTCGCTGTCGGCCACGTTGACGGTGCGCGGTGTGCAGGGCCATGTGGCGTATCCCGAGAAAGCGCTCAATCCGATCCATGCGTTTGCGCCGGCGCTGGCCGAGCTGGCTGCCGAAAACTGGGACGAGGGCAATCAGGATTTTCCGCCGACCTCGATGCAGATCTCCAACATCAACGCCGGCACCGGTGCGAACAACGTCATCCCCGGCACGCTGCAGGCGCTGTTCAATTTTCGCTACAGCACGGCCAGTCGCGCGGCTGATCTGCGCGCGCGCAGTGAGGCGATCCTGCATCGCCACGGGTTGGATGTTCAGGTCGACTGGCAACTATCCGGTGAGCCGTTCCTGACGCCACCCGGTGGCCAGTTGCGCGAGGCGGTGGTAGCGGTATGTCGCCAGTTGTGCGACATCGAGCCCGAACAGAGCACCGGCGGGGGTACTTCGGACGGCCGCTTCATCGCGCCGCTGGGTGCCGAAGTTGTCGAGATCGGGCCGGTCAACGCCACCATTCACCAGCTCGACGAATGCGTGGCGCTCGCTGAACTGGAAGCGTTGCCGGCGATTTACCTGGCGATTTGCGAACGCATGTTGCCGAGCTGA
- a CDS encoding VIT1/CCC1 transporter family protein: MTRHRARRFCNNLRIERDNAALYARLADLATDARLGQVYWRIAQGEQLNAQFWEARLREMGVPVPISRIGLRVRALGWFARHFGTEFVMPTVVRMEHADHAATPVDRSGHRDHFIAPHEADQRDHRHRTQSGNTLRAAVLGANDGLVSNVSLVMGMAGAATGDRAILLAGLAGLVAGACSMALGEWLSVNSSREFYQAQITERAERLAVSPDDGREHIAGIYRDKGLERAAAEHLAEHIAETPRAALDMMVREDLGVDPGELGGSAWGAAISSFCLFACGAMFPVAPYFFVGGSTALIVSGCTTAAGLALIGIGTSLFTGRSMLFSIARQFGITAAAAAITYAVGHLLGTVLVG, encoded by the coding sequence ATGACCCGTCATCGTGCCCGCCGCTTCTGCAACAACCTGCGCATCGAACGCGACAATGCCGCGCTGTATGCACGCCTGGCCGATCTGGCTACCGATGCCCGGCTAGGCCAGGTCTATTGGCGTATCGCGCAAGGCGAACAGCTCAACGCCCAGTTCTGGGAAGCTCGTCTGCGCGAGATGGGGGTGCCCGTGCCGATATCGCGCATCGGTTTGCGGGTGCGTGCGCTGGGCTGGTTTGCCAGGCATTTTGGTACGGAATTCGTGATGCCAACGGTGGTGCGTATGGAACACGCCGACCACGCAGCCACCCCGGTCGACCGCAGCGGTCATCGTGATCATTTTATTGCACCCCATGAGGCAGACCAGCGCGATCACCGGCATCGCACGCAAAGTGGCAATACCTTGCGCGCCGCGGTGCTGGGCGCGAATGACGGGCTGGTGTCCAACGTCAGTCTGGTGATGGGCATGGCCGGCGCGGCCACCGGTGATCGCGCCATCCTGCTGGCGGGTCTGGCCGGTCTGGTCGCTGGCGCCTGCTCAATGGCGCTGGGTGAGTGGCTGTCGGTGAACAGTTCGCGCGAGTTCTATCAGGCGCAGATCACCGAACGCGCCGAACGCCTGGCGGTGTCACCGGACGACGGACGTGAGCATATCGCCGGCATCTATCGCGACAAGGGACTGGAGCGGGCCGCCGCCGAACATCTCGCCGAGCACATCGCCGAGACGCCCCGTGCCGCACTGGACATGATGGTGCGCGAGGATCTTGGTGTGGACCCCGGCGAACTGGGCGGTTCGGCCTGGGGTGCGGCAATCTCTTCGTTCTGCCTGTTTGCCTGCGGTGCGATGTTTCCGGTGGCGCCGTATTTCTTCGTCGGTGGCAGTACGGCGCTGATCGTCAGTGGATGCACTACCGCCGCGGGTCTGGCCTTGATCGGCATCGGCACCTCGTTGTTCACCGGCCGCAGCATGCTGTTTTCGATCGCCCGCCAGTTCGGTATTACGGCGGCAGCAGCAGCAATCACCTATGCCGTGGGCCATCTGTTGGGTACCGTGTTGGTGGGTTGA